Proteins co-encoded in one Christiangramia fulva genomic window:
- a CDS encoding tetratricopeptide repeat protein, translating to MRCFVFIMLCFLGGLVVNAQNDQLAKNFFEQGEYKKALRVYQQLLEENPGNPVYFDGVVSSYQQMEDFASAEKLLFERLNNSANNPTILIELGHNFDLQNKAERATQFYDEALQIVEGRPNFGYSIGRAFEQYNLLDYAAKAYKRAMELSGDGNFSLQLARINGELGNTEEMFSNYLDLIEDDMKFYGIANREFSRYITEDPSNEANVIFRKLLLKRLQENPDLLYNEMLSWLFVQQKDYGKAFAQEKAIYKRSEKSLQGILNLAVMAKENKAYEDAKEIINYTIEESPSRIFNLQARHFLIGLEEETASEKELEKIKSDYEALLSEYGDIPETFDLKIDYANFLAFRLDRKDEAVAILRQTESLARSDFNKAQVKMALADILVMQEKFNEALIYYSQIQNLVKNDEMSQNARFKVAKTSYYKGDFEWAKTQLDILKASTSQLIANDAMELSLFISDNTLEDSTQVALKEYAKADLLAFQKKNRQAINKLDSLLVNHKGEKIEDEALYSQAKLYEKEHEYKKAEDNYLKIINLYGKDILADNANYFLAELYANQLNDPESAKKYYEQIIFNFADSIYFVEARKKYRMLRGDSIE from the coding sequence ATGCGCTGTTTTGTTTTTATAATGTTGTGCTTTTTAGGCGGATTGGTTGTCAATGCCCAGAACGACCAGCTCGCGAAGAACTTCTTTGAACAGGGGGAATATAAAAAAGCGCTTCGGGTATATCAGCAGTTATTGGAAGAAAATCCGGGGAATCCCGTCTATTTCGATGGCGTGGTTTCCTCGTATCAGCAAATGGAAGATTTCGCTTCCGCGGAAAAACTGCTTTTCGAACGTCTCAATAATAGTGCGAACAATCCTACCATTCTCATTGAACTTGGTCACAATTTCGACTTGCAGAACAAGGCTGAAAGAGCGACCCAATTCTATGATGAAGCCTTGCAAATTGTGGAAGGAAGACCAAATTTCGGCTATTCCATCGGCCGCGCTTTTGAACAGTATAATTTACTCGATTATGCAGCCAAAGCCTACAAGCGGGCAATGGAGCTCAGCGGTGATGGGAACTTCAGCCTCCAGCTTGCGCGGATAAACGGGGAACTGGGGAATACCGAAGAAATGTTCAGCAATTATCTCGATCTCATCGAAGACGACATGAAATTCTACGGAATTGCCAACCGGGAGTTCAGTCGTTATATCACCGAAGATCCTTCCAATGAAGCGAATGTTATTTTCAGAAAATTGCTTTTAAAAAGACTTCAGGAAAATCCCGATTTGTTGTACAACGAAATGCTGAGCTGGCTTTTTGTTCAGCAAAAAGATTATGGAAAGGCCTTCGCGCAGGAAAAGGCGATCTACAAACGAAGTGAAAAGAGCCTGCAGGGAATTTTGAATCTGGCAGTGATGGCAAAAGAAAATAAGGCATATGAAGATGCCAAAGAGATCATAAATTATACGATCGAAGAGTCACCATCCCGGATTTTTAATCTTCAGGCGCGTCATTTTTTAATAGGATTAGAAGAAGAAACAGCTTCAGAAAAAGAGCTCGAAAAGATAAAATCTGATTATGAAGCTTTGCTTTCAGAATATGGCGATATTCCCGAAACCTTTGACCTGAAGATCGATTATGCCAATTTCCTTGCTTTCAGATTAGATCGTAAAGATGAAGCCGTCGCTATCTTAAGACAAACAGAAAGCTTAGCCAGGTCCGATTTTAATAAGGCACAGGTGAAGATGGCGCTTGCCGATATTTTGGTCATGCAGGAAAAATTCAACGAGGCACTGATCTATTATTCCCAGATCCAGAACCTGGTAAAGAATGATGAAATGTCGCAAAATGCACGTTTTAAGGTAGCGAAAACGAGTTATTACAAAGGTGATTTTGAATGGGCGAAAACGCAGCTCGATATTCTTAAAGCTTCAACCTCGCAACTCATTGCCAATGATGCGATGGAGCTGAGCCTCTTTATCAGCGATAACACGCTGGAAGATTCTACACAGGTAGCCCTGAAAGAATATGCGAAGGCCGATTTACTGGCGTTTCAGAAAAAGAACAGGCAGGCCATCAATAAGCTAGATTCACTCCTGGTCAACCACAAAGGTGAGAAGATTGAAGACGAGGCGTTATATTCACAGGCCAAGTTGTACGAAAAAGAGCATGAATATAAAAAGGCTGAAGATAATTACCTGAAAATCATCAACCTGTACGGGAAAGATATTCTGGCCGATAATGCCAATTATTTCCTGGCCGAGCTCTATGCGAACCAGCTCAACGATCCTGAAAGTGCCAAAAAATATTACGAGCAAATTATCTTTAACTTTGCCGACAGTATTTATTTTGTGGAAGCACGAAAGAAATACAGGATGCTTCGCGGGGACAGCATCGAATAA
- a CDS encoding alpha/beta hydrolase-fold protein: MRFKILFLFLIVGFTAFGQKDIVIGKTITFHSKIQNEDRLLDIHLPKNYENSQKTYPVMYLLDSYYKFDKAVGTLNSLVLNELIPDMIIIGIRNTRRNRDLTPGTEILDDANKKRLPNAGGADAFTDFLGKELIPYVNKNYRAAPYKIIVGHSLGGLFNVYTFFKDPELFDAYLTISPSLWYENPILKKELGEVLKDHQDIHSKFYMSIANEGGTMLGNTYILTGKFTSYIKEHNDVDLQFRFDPMFEYTHGTVSYPSIYNGLKFIFADLQYEVPRSKEEILAKGGPQKVMEEIESYYSGLSEKYGFELSSENAMTDLGFALMKEPEFLDAAVEAFKYNTEHYPDSFDAYSTLGMAYEKKGEVEKARRNYERALELVKATGDPEWEFYQTDLDNLNAKE; encoded by the coding sequence ATGAGATTTAAAATATTATTTCTGTTTCTGATTGTCGGTTTTACGGCATTCGGCCAAAAAGATATTGTCATTGGAAAAACAATCACTTTTCATTCAAAAATTCAGAATGAAGATAGGTTGTTAGATATTCACCTTCCGAAAAACTATGAAAACAGCCAGAAAACCTATCCGGTAATGTACCTTCTGGACAGTTATTATAAATTCGACAAAGCTGTAGGGACTTTAAACAGTCTTGTTCTAAATGAATTAATTCCGGATATGATCATAATCGGAATTAGAAATACCAGGCGTAACCGGGATCTTACACCAGGCACCGAAATTTTAGATGATGCTAATAAAAAGAGACTTCCCAATGCAGGTGGAGCAGATGCCTTCACTGATTTTCTTGGTAAAGAACTTATTCCTTACGTAAATAAGAATTATCGAGCAGCGCCTTATAAAATTATTGTAGGTCATTCTTTGGGAGGTTTGTTCAACGTATATACTTTTTTTAAGGATCCGGAACTTTTTGATGCCTATTTGACTATCAGTCCGAGTTTGTGGTACGAGAATCCCATCCTTAAAAAAGAGCTTGGCGAGGTATTAAAAGATCACCAGGATATTCATTCAAAGTTTTACATGAGTATAGCGAATGAAGGGGGAACGATGCTGGGAAATACCTATATTCTTACAGGTAAATTCACCTCATATATTAAGGAGCATAACGACGTGGACCTGCAATTCAGGTTTGACCCTATGTTTGAGTATACCCACGGCACGGTTAGCTATCCCTCTATTTATAACGGATTAAAATTCATCTTCGCTGATTTACAATATGAGGTGCCCAGATCAAAAGAAGAAATTCTTGCAAAAGGAGGACCTCAAAAAGTGATGGAAGAAATTGAGTCTTATTATTCAGGACTTTCAGAGAAATACGGTTTTGAACTGAGCAGTGAAAATGCAATGACAGATCTTGGATTTGCCCTAATGAAAGAACCTGAATTTCTTGATGCGGCGGTTGAGGCTTTTAAATATAATACCGAACATTACCCAGATTCCTTTGATGCCTACTCCACTTTAGGGATGGCTTATGAAAAGAAGGGAGAGGTTGAGAAAGCAAGAAGGAATTATGAAAGAGCACTGGAATTGGTAAAAGCGACCGGTGACCCGGAATGGGAATTCTACCAAACCGATCTCGATAATTTGAATGCGAAGGAATAA
- the serS gene encoding serine--tRNA ligase, with the protein MLQVSNIAENRDAYIKALKKRNFDAEELFDQVLELDETRRATQTKLDDTLASSNQLSKEIGLLFKTGEHQKANLLKEKTGKLKEESKELSEKLSKAIEELQALLYTIPNIPHESVPAGKSEEDNEEVYREGDIPKLAEGALPHWELAKKYDIIDFELGNKVTGAGFPVYKGKGARLQRALIAWFLDKATEAGYTEFQLPLMVNEASGYGTGQLPDKEGQMYHVTADDLYLIPTAEVPITNMFRDNLMTEDDFPVKCTGYTPCFRREAGSYGAHVRGLNRLHQFDKVEIVRLEKPENSYAALDDMVAHIKCLLQELKLPYRILRLCGGDLGFTSALTYDFEVFSTAQDRWLEISSVSNFETFQANRLKLRYKDKENKKELVHTLNGSALALPRVLAGILENYQTENGIEIPEVLKPYCGFDRID; encoded by the coding sequence ATGTTACAGGTTTCCAATATTGCAGAAAACAGGGATGCTTATATCAAAGCCCTGAAAAAAAGAAATTTTGATGCCGAAGAGCTTTTCGATCAGGTTTTGGAGCTTGATGAAACCCGTCGTGCCACTCAGACAAAGCTCGATGATACCCTGGCCAGTTCCAACCAACTTTCTAAAGAGATCGGGTTGCTTTTTAAAACCGGAGAGCATCAAAAGGCGAATCTGCTGAAGGAGAAAACCGGAAAACTGAAAGAAGAATCCAAAGAACTTTCTGAAAAGCTCAGCAAAGCTATCGAAGAACTTCAGGCTTTACTTTATACAATTCCAAATATTCCGCATGAATCCGTTCCGGCAGGAAAAAGTGAGGAAGACAATGAAGAAGTTTATCGCGAAGGCGATATTCCTAAACTTGCCGAAGGTGCCTTGCCACACTGGGAACTGGCGAAGAAATACGATATCATCGATTTCGAGCTGGGGAATAAAGTGACTGGCGCTGGATTTCCTGTGTATAAAGGAAAAGGAGCCCGCTTACAACGCGCTTTGATCGCCTGGTTTTTAGATAAGGCTACCGAGGCCGGCTACACCGAATTCCAGCTGCCATTGATGGTGAATGAAGCTTCAGGTTATGGAACCGGTCAGCTGCCAGATAAGGAAGGGCAGATGTACCACGTTACCGCCGATGACCTTTATTTGATTCCGACAGCTGAAGTGCCTATTACCAACATGTTCCGTGATAATTTGATGACCGAAGATGATTTTCCTGTTAAATGTACGGGCTATACTCCGTGTTTCAGAAGGGAAGCCGGATCATACGGGGCTCATGTGCGCGGACTCAATCGGCTTCATCAGTTTGATAAAGTGGAAATTGTTCGGCTGGAAAAACCCGAAAATTCTTATGCGGCTTTAGACGATATGGTTGCGCATATAAAATGCCTTCTGCAAGAACTAAAACTGCCTTACCGCATTCTTCGTCTCTGCGGAGGAGACCTTGGTTTTACTTCTGCCCTGACCTATGATTTCGAGGTGTTTTCAACCGCTCAGGATCGCTGGCTGGAGATCAGTTCTGTTTCAAATTTCGAGACCTTCCAGGCCAATCGATTGAAACTGCGTTACAAGGATAAAGAAAATAAGAAAGAGCTGGTACATACGCTTAACGGCAGTGCGCTTGCATTGCCAAGAGTGCTGGCGGGAATTTTGGAAAATTACCAGACCGAAAATGGTATAGAAATTCCGGAAGTTTTAAAACCCTACTGCGGCTTCGACAGGATTGATTAA
- a CDS encoding DUF4286 family protein has protein sequence MYIYNVTINVQEDIHDDWVKWMKEEHIPDMLDTGKFSKALMTRVMVKEPMGGITYSIQYTTESKEKLERYYAENAEELRGKSKPFEGKFVSFRTELEVISEQ, from the coding sequence ATGTACATATACAACGTGACCATTAACGTTCAGGAAGATATTCATGATGATTGGGTAAAATGGATGAAAGAAGAACATATTCCTGATATGCTGGATACCGGAAAATTCTCCAAAGCGCTGATGACGAGAGTGATGGTGAAAGAACCTATGGGCGGAATCACCTATTCCATTCAGTACACCACCGAAAGCAAGGAAAAGCTTGAGCGGTATTATGCGGAAAACGCCGAAGAATTACGCGGAAAATCGAAGCCTTTTGAAGGAAAATTCGTGTCCTTCCGCACCGAGCTGGAGGTGATCAGCGAGCAATGA